The DNA segment agagggtcaagtcaTCTTTCAATTTAGGTATAGCTCAACCCCTATTACCTATTAGGAATTTAGGAGTGATAGCTCCTTCACCTAgagttgaggagatttcggcttacaattcattcaaaatatgtccccctacgaatagaaattgacctgtcccagcattttctctgaaatcatccttgtcgtgacataattggactggcaagttttcaaattgtcaccctgtagtATATTCATCACATTTTTCAGATAGGACCTTTCTGCTGCAGCTTATGGAATTCGATCAGAATTGCTGCTTCCATGAATAAAGTCATTTCTCAATAGAACGCTTAGGGTGATGGTTGGTGGTGTTTCTTCTACACAGACAGAAATGTTACAAGTGGTGTGCCCCAGGGCTCTGTTCTTGGTCCGATAATTTTCCTGCTATACACAGCGGAACTGCCTCTATCATTAGTTTCAAAGTATTTCCTGTTCACTGACGATGCAAAATTTTACAGTGTACCGTCCCTTACCTTTTACCAACCTCAAGCCAACCTGCATAGTATTGCTCACTGCAGGAAGAACTTTCTGTCTAACAGAATTTTTGAACACTTGGATGAAGTAGTGAATACAATACAACTACCATCAATAAGTTCAAAAACATGTACGATCGATGGGGATTAATTgcataaattgaataatttaccaaatataatattattagattttaAATAGAAATCCGCATATAACCTTCTAGAAAACTGACTTCAATATTCAGCAAAAATATAAGGCTTACAAGAATAACATATCTCCACTTACCATAAATTTCTGTAATTTCTTCTATGTTCTTCTTTTTCTGAAATAGCCGGCCCCAAATGATTGTAAATGCCAgtcgtatgaaataattcaCGTCGAATAAAATGTATAGAAAGCCAACTGCAATAGCTATGATACACCAAAAACAACACATTGCACTAGCAAAAGCTTCAAAAAGAGCGAAGTCTTGTATACTATTCTTTCCGCTGTGATAAGGCAGAATTTATGACAGACTTAACCAATATCCTGGCAATAGAGAATAACCTCGCTCAGGTGTGTGTAAAGTTTCAACGCATGGCCAGTTTTAGGTAGGGGGAATACAAGCAACGGACTTATTGATATCAAGATATCTACACCATTACTACACTGACCGCCGAAAAAGTCCTTCCACCAAAAATTTTACACTTTTTCAAGAGTCGATATCTTTTGATCCACTCATTTGATTTTCATAATTAACTGACTGTTAAGTCAATTTAACAAAATCTTCCTGGTACATTGTTTTGTAGAGTGGTGTAGATTTAATGATGATGAATATTTACCTTTTCAGTACTACTGATTACTGGACATTATTCTGTGTCACAGAAACAACCGTCGGATATTGGGGCTTAGACAGAACACTCCATATACGTCTatataactctataatctttgatatacGTATTTGCCATTCATATGCGACAATAGTTTGAAACTGACTTGGAATCTGGACGGATTCTCAGTTATAAGAGCaggttgaaaaaatattctacaCAGAGAACCATCCTACATACATGTCACCGACGATAATATTCCACAGTAGGCTGTTTCAGTAATATGGCTGATAAGTGTTGATGAGTTCATAAGTTCAAATAGTTATTATTTGAATAATCCTTTTCAATGACTGACTTCTTGACGTACAAAATATCTTACGACACAATTATTGAACTATTGAAAACCAGATTCATTGCCTTCAGAGTCAATTGACATCCcagtcttgaaagtccagatcCAGCTTAATATCTGGCCACAGACGATACCTAATTATTTCTGTAATTTCGATTATATGAATTTTGCCTAGAAGAATgaagaaatacgaaaaataaaatctttCTTAATGTGAAAACATTAAGCTAAAATAAACCTAtaaatcgtttagattcagactGAATATATACATGTATATATTCAATGTATgcatacattgaatatgttttaTACCATATAGATTTCAGAACAACAGGGCTAATATGTGAATGAGAGGGCCTCAAttccaaatagcacttcctAATACTTTGTCTTCTCTcttcttcaataattttcggtatttttgtaAATATTAACCAATATTAGCTGTGGTAACATCATCGTGttgatattaacgacatttcatgagtgccaaccttactccgttctagttacaaaaattatgtcctggccaaccgagtgcttttataaaagtgaatggagtatacatattGAAAGAAACACCCATTGATTCAGTGAGAGGGCGTAGATAGACGGCTCGTAGAATAAGAGTTTCAAATCTACTTCAATGTAATCCTATATCTATAACAATCACAGTCAGTTACGTAATCAAGTCCCTTCAATTCCAGAGCTCCCTTCAGTGCTACAAAAAAtaacactaaaggaagcttcaagtaTGCTGAAATTCCAACAATGGTATGAACATTATATAAATCTAAAGTAGAttcaggtgacttgggacgattgttgaattcagcttgtcatattttcatacaggtcacctatttttatctgaaaaagaggttcgaatatgcttaatgactcagactttTGTTTAGGCTATAtatcatgcttcagaattcagatataaattttgaaaaaaataaaatatacttgtcccaagtcaaccACCGATTTGGGatgcttgggacacaagttaaaatctattgatttctcaactctcaaatgaaataggtgaattgggacggtgtatagttttgaaaaattagaatttgtgaatatatagttgaaattcggtaaggaaattaaatgataaacccctattacagcgaaagtaaatatattgcaactcaaatgtaaaaacacTAAGCAAAACAAGGGACCTTTGATTCCTTTTATTCTTTAGTGATTTCTTTGttgaaataacgtaaataataccCTAATCACCCTATGatataacaaaataaattaatgagatccgtgttgccgtttgatttgtaagcaaccttgtttcatgacatatctatataatatcccaatatcccacgtatccagaaaaaaaattacacatgcacaaagtgaaacacatgtacaggacactagaaagtataatgGCCAAAAAAAAGgtgcttttactctcctgaattcgttaatttttcctgtcaattcaaacgctctggtcacggcaaactcaacaggaattaattgttaaactaaccgaaaagacgctgcATAATCTTATAAGTtggtcccttcactcataaatagtaagaaacaaagaaatctgcaaggggggtaattgtcccaagttacaggactgtcccaagtcatctGAATCTACCGTTATTTGAAACAATCGAGAAACTAAATACAAGAACCAGCAGagtaataaaataatgaaaatgcaAATTACAAACAATGTCAGTGAACATTAACAggacaaacaaaaatgataTGAAGaattaataaagaaaaataGACAAACTCATCCTATGAATATATAGAATTTAAAATCATTCGAGAAATTCAAAATCGTGATATTGTATAAGAACTGTACATTCATCTCGGAGACACAAATTATATGCGTGGTGTgcaatttgaaataagaaagcaGATGACTGAAAACCCTAACATGccaattttcagcacaaaactGAGATTCGTTAGGCATAAACGTCTAGTAGGCTTTCgaggtgaatcaccctgtacatacaaaTAGAGATGAAAACAAAACTTTAAAtaaattatgaatattttttgtgaaaaaatatattagcagatttcattcacaattttgtaTCCCAGTTTACTACGAAAACATTCGGACTGAACAATTAATATATTTAAGTACAAGATATGTTTGTGATTTCTCTATGAATTATCCTTTAATGTAAAGTATCCAAATTTGAATATCACCAATTTATATATCACTGAAGCAAGTGATGAGCGAATCTAATATTTGTTGCGAGGTATAGCTATTATTCATATTGTAGCTGTAACAAACGTATGTTCGATTACAATTATGATTTGCACTTATATTGCCGAAAACAGATCTCAGATTATCATTCAGGGCAGTCACTTTTCCAGAAATATCTTCCAGCTCCAATTTCACTATATGTTGTGTTCTCCTGGAAATGAAATTACCCAGGACATAACCTGAAAAAGAAACAACACGTGAGTGATGATTGTGGATGGAAAAATTTGAAGGAAATGCGAAAAATCAGATGTATAGGTATCTACGTCTCGTACTATTCAATAAATTCATCAACTTcataaaattaaaaatctttTAATATATAGTGATAAATGGGGGGTATCCCAATTGACACACGTGTTAATCAAATAACCAAATAAAGTCTTACGGGGATGAAAAAAGGTTTCAGAAATTGACAGATCCGAGCGATTTTTCACTTATTATTTTTGTCGGaaagtcggaaaatcgaggtgttaaattTTCGTTGGACCAGCCTGTATATTCTTCCAGTTAAAAGTCTTATATTCTTCCACTCCTGTAACATAAGCCTATTGAGCTGCGTTATGAAATTATTATCATTCTTTATAcacctgaaaatgaaaaattgcaaatCTAGTTTGCAATTTGAGTTTCAACAAAATTATCATTACCTATTTGtttttgatttgaattttttttagcaAAAATGTGGTCAATAAATGGAAATATTTTATCTTTTTCTCAAATGAACATATCATAGCGTTTTCATTGTTAgtcaagatatttcaagatttcttgttttcttgacaaGAAATCTTAGTATTGATATAACATTTCTTATATGCCTTGAAATTACTTCTTGTCCTAATACATGCTCataattcacattacgtatctTCAATACAGTTAGTTCCTTTGATTTATAGCCCTTTGCACCGTTTCcttaaacgagattaattccttaaCATTCTTTTGTTTCAAAGACATTCTATGCTTAGCTTAAACGTCGTTTAGGAACTTGTTTAAAGAAACGATGCATActgccataaaaaatattgctggAGTTGTCATAAAACGGTGAGCTGTAGggtgatagtccaacaacaccgaattcttagctgtagttcttactttcttgtccatacagaaaactgaacgacatggtGAAGAAATGAAAGTCCTACACTGTTATTCGAAACTatgtaatacattttcacacaccaataataaATATACTGCCCCACAAGaattagggatatcgtattcaatcgtttttaaaattatgtaGTCTTTGAGAAAATCACtgtaaaataattcaaaactcaataacaacttgaatcgatccaataaaaatcagtatgagacatttcgtcaatctggctggtcgccttttttctgaagtttggttctttgcatatgcttcatgaatgttctcattttgaaatgaagtcagtttatcaacggcttcgatttgaaaagagttttctgaaaatgccaagacgtaaattaacaaacgctgaggctgatagggctatcggaatgctacagggtggcctaattCAGGTTTTTGTAGCGGGAAGGCTCCAAGttagccaaagtgtgatatctcgactttggaataggttcagggagacaggttccgtgttggaaagacctaGGCTTGGTGGGCGAGGAAAAACAATACCTGCTCAGGATTGTTTCATCACCGTTGCGGCGAGAAGAAACTCTACAtatacgtgtagaatgctacggaataatcttcaaaatgcagatggggtccaagtttcaaTCGAAaccgtttgagagaggtgaatctaggttctagacgtccattaagaggagttacattaacacgtgaccataagcgtcaaagactggaatgggcaaggcaacatatcaattggaacgatcaatggcgtagtatCCTTTTCACtcatgaatccagatatggacgattttcagattctcgaagaataagggtatggacaatcccacgcataccccgtaaataatatggtatgggccgggatatgtttcaacgggcgcacagatctacacatttgtcctgggaatatgaccgcctttcGCCTTACACtatatagggagcatgtcattgacaatgttgtgccaaattttcacgctgctattggtgaaacttttcaatttctagacgataacgctaaaCCGCACCGTTGAGAATGCGCGctaggagcttggtattccacatttaccaatacctctgcactcaccagatttgaattgcatagaacatgcacgggatatgctccaaacaagattagataatcatcaacctaccccagaatctttaaatgatctgagagagcttctgccccgtttatggaaccaaattcctcaagaaatgttcaacaacctcgtgtgtagtatgcaaagaagatgtcaagctgttattgatgcccgtggaggccatacattgtattgatagtcttaaaatgtttgaattctttgggaataaaatttcgtaattttactcgatttttcttaaccactcTGTATACGCTGCAAACCTATatgctaaaattaatttgcaacttgaaatcatatcaatatgaattctcatcacaaaaatcttattttaactatatctttttgcaatttaactcaatatccctaactcatgtggagcagtttatatacagggtctttcacgaggaacctcacccatatttatacgggaaactactgaacgcattttcatgaaattcagcacttataagtatttcacgatgctgatgaaatctaaaatattttcaaggcatgagcacctccggtttttcggaaatgacgtcaacttccatctttttggcgtgaagggaaaagaaatagctgaaaattcaagacgaaaaacagttttttgtgaataactcagaaaatatccacttcagggcaagggtgtgatgcatacactcacattattttttaacgtagattcaatatctgccataaaaaaatggggttctaatttgaaaaaatagatttttcacgattttgtcatccctaactttgaaagcgattttttcaccccctgtatcatgaatcgcgatttcgattttcaaagtggatacatcaatcctacatcttgaaaaatcccaaaaatgaaaattttccatcccaaaacctcgaagttattcttgtttcagcggagctctattttcgatttttttttcgaatttttccgctcagagagaattttccaaccaaaactgaaaaatgttacatcaaaataacttgaaattttctaaggaatctatttctgcaataaaaaaatggtgttctaatttgaaaaacggaagttgacgtcatttccggaaaaaccggaggtgctcatgccttgaaaatattttagatttcatcagcatcgtgaaatacttataagtgctgaatttcatgaaaatacgttcagtattttcccgtataaatatgggtgaggttcctcgtgaaagaccctgtatagataCAGATCTTTCGTGATTCATATGGATGTATTCAAATCATTTTAATATATCAATTAACAATAAGTTGTCAatttctaaacagcgctacctacagtgggaaaaacgaaacttatcccATATTCTACGAATTGGAagaacaaaatctaatcagtgcattcACAGTGAAACCTGCTGATGTGTATGTCAAAACGTCAGTTAGGTACCAGAAGTTCTGAAGGCTCATAATTTTTTGAATgattaattaattaaaaaaattaataagttTCGTTATTACAAATGATAATAATTAAAACAGCATCCGACttcatgtgtttttttttttggatggtTTTCAAAGTTTCTATTTTCAACTATTTCTGTGAAAGAAACACCGTTTTTACAAGTGTCTCATCGAGCTCAAGGAgataaatattttgttattgtgAAAATGAGCTCGTCTGAATGCTATGAATTTAGGAAATTCGGTCAAGtgtatatatataaataaagcCAACAGAATATAATCTGCTTTCCACTGAACTCAATTCcaatgaattatttcatttcacataaaatttGAGTACCTTTCTAGCTGAAATATAATGCTAACGAGAATATTCTTATTTCAGTGGGACTTGAAATACGTCCCGTTatgcttattttccaaaatattttattcacatacATTTTCGATCACGTTTCGGGTTGTGTGTTTGTGGAAACGCACAAACTTCATATGTATTTACTGAGAGTTCTTTCCCTTTCAATCTCATGGAAGAAAATGCTAAAAAGTTCTCATTTCTTCATATTCAATTCCTGTTATGTACTTcacaaaatattaatatttttatatttttgccgAATCTTGGGGAGATAGCAAAAACTTTGTGTTGGTTGCTAACGTGTTTAGTCTATTCGCGATTAAACCAATAGGGATCTTGCGTGTTGCCCTGTTACGGAACATGAATTTCTTTCATGATCTTGTTATCTCacattgtgttatttcttcCTAAGGTCTCATTTGAAGAATGactctatttttcaaatatctaaaCTGGCATCATCCAAAAACCTCATCAAATTAACAATGATTCTTTCATTTTCTATGCTTTTCTATAACGTTTCGAATATGTCAGTGTGTTGGCAGCAATGAGGAGGACATCTCTAGCAACTACTCTAATTGTAGATTATAGAGAagttgaaactttttttcagtattGACCGAATCAAATTAATacttatagagaattaataaacatattgagatttttactgtgatctattcatatACATATAAGTGGATTAGGTAGAGTTTCAAAATAACATACATAATAACTCGATCCATTCAAGACTCATGTCTCTACGCATGTAAATTGTGGACTTCGgttaaaattgttgaaatgtttacCTAGAATTATTCTAACCGCTTCAGattatttggattcttgtgatctgactcaatgaaagaaatgctttttgtacgttgggtgaaatttataGGTAACTTTTCCTAAGCAGTGCTTTTCCACTTTCCATACTAACAACGATATAAAGGTTAATTTCAACATTGCTTATATTTTGTGAAGATGAAGTTATTCAAGGAAAGACAAACGTTCAGTCACAAAATTCcgtagcctacttgacgacgaatttttttgaaagcgaGTTACATATTCGTATAAGCTCAGGAAAACGAGTAAGTGTCTCAGCTTCATAACTAAGTGAATAAAAGGTTCATGGTTGGACGTAAatatggaataaaattcatatttcttcaaccaataactcaaaatgaaaaagcTGAAACCATCTCAACTGATTTTTAATTCTAATTTTCTCGaaataaaattgagtgtttttcttTAACCCATAAGCTAAAACCTCATCCAATTTCCGTGTTTCAAATGTAAACAACGTGTCCATGTGTGTACATTATGGGCTAGTTGGAAAGCCCATAGAAATTAAAATCCCACAATAATCttaatatttttttacttctgtggttattaaaaaaaatattaaatattgaTTGTACTGATTGTTTTCCaataaaatagaatatttttctccaatcACTTAGCCGCATCCTcatcaaatttttgtttttaaattacagggtgtttcatagcTCAActctgcgggtagaggacccaCAAACGATTGCGAATAACATATAGTTGAAGGATCTACGATGCTTATTGTacaagatacagggtgctttatTCATTTGGTCCATATTTTCCGCAAGCCATAACTTCGGAATCAGTAGGATAATTTTCAATTACAGTGAACCATGAAAAATCGTGTATGTCTATATAGGTAgtaggtacagggtgggcaaaattagaTGTCCACTGAGGGAACCtcaagaactataagagctagaagaaaatggatgacactTCTCCGAGCTcttcttcagagaaacaaagaatggtgaaaaccgtagcctcctactcaaaaattgagatttcgacgatttcgaaaacttctcataactttttcgtctttgaagttacagatctggaacttgaaacttcttaggcacttctatacgtagaatctaccgacgaaagttttttttttcaattttcaaaactaacaaattcaataaaagtttgctttTAAAAAACGAAAGATCGCTGATTCGAAATTTTTTGAGATCGTCACTGAACTCTACTTAAaagagtgcctgtagaaggatcaagctTCAGATCTGAATCGAAGACAAAAAAGCTATGAGAATTTTTCGAgatcgtcaaaatctaatttttcgctaataactcaaaaaagaagaatcgtagaaggctacggttttcaccattctttgtttctctgaaaaagaaatCGTAAATGTGTCagtttgcccaccctgtacctatCATGGACGTTTTAATTTAaggttattggttgagaaactatcaACTGAATATTTTCCGAGACACTTTTGTGCTTCTTGCGATAACTacaaaactgataaaaaaaactGTGTTGGGATTTCATTTTCCGTGAGCTTTTTAACGAGTCCACACATAgtatatgtttccatttgaaaaacggatgcggttgaagaaaaacactcaatttcaCTGGCAGATAATGATGGTGATTAAGAATTGAAGGGTTTCAGCGTTTGCATTTTgagttattatattattatatatacagggtgttcgcgTCACGGGGCAGCGGttgattactctaattctattaactttactaAAAAGAGTTTCGAATAAAACTTTTCTCTTTTAgagtagagcatctccttaaattatttagaactatacgaAGTGTTTCCTTtattctgcacagctatcaacttcgttatttaaaacgaaataccctatatatatatttacattttcgaattcctca comes from the Coccinella septempunctata chromosome 2, icCocSept1.1, whole genome shotgun sequence genome and includes:
- the LOC123307683 gene encoding uncharacterized protein LOC123307683, producing MQRILSLEASRGDFTVSESISKRLCCSFLILVAFFSLLGGYVLGNFISRRTQHIVKLELEDISGKVTALNDNLRSVFGNISANHNCNRTYVCYSYNMNNSYTSQQILDSLITCFSDI